AAATTGGCAAAGCCAAACATCAGCTAGCCCAAAAAGAAGAACTGGGAGAAACTCTGCACCCCATTGATTTTGAACAACTAGCAATTGAAAATCACAAGTACCAGGAAAAGATTGATAGAAAGAATCATCATCTGCTgcaaatgaagaaaatcacAGGCAAGTATTTACCAATCAAGCCAAATGATGTCTCGTTGTTTTTTATCGCGATTACGGTAATTGAAACACTAAAATGCGTCTCCAGGACGCTGCAGCCTGAGCTTGTCAAACCACAAGCAAAAACTTGCCGAACAAATGGCCGTGTTAAAATCaattgagaaagaaatttccCGCAAGCAAGCTCAGATAGAAAAGTTCAACAACGAAGAACACAGGACGGCCATTGACTCGGAAAAAGCTGCTGATCAACTTCGTCAAATAACAGAACTAATGGACGAATATACTGTAAGCAAACGAGttctgaattatttattgttagttgaTCTCTGAAACATGCAGGTATCCTTGAAAAGTAAACTGATCGTTGGGAAACTAGTATAGCAATTTAAAATTCGGTAATGTGTATTTACTCAGTAATTATTGACAAAATTTACTATGCAATTTGTTTGAGTTACCACCAATAACAATTGTTTCAAGGTGCCCGATCTTATTGAGTTTGTAAAGATGCAAGACGAATTAACGGAAATGCAACGAACGTACAAGCGATTGCAGAGACACCATGAAGTGCAACAAAACGCCATCAAAgcttttaaaaatcaatcgaAAGTAGAACCCGTCATAATCCAgtcaaagaaaatgaaagaatcgcGAGTCAagtatgtttaaaaaaaaagctatgCAAAGACATAAGTCTACTATTATTTGACTGAAACGTaccttaaaattttcagataaGAGGTATAAATGTGAGATTAAAATTCCATACAGTGAAGAGAATTgtctgcaaattttcaaatgggTTCTCTTACTACCAACAATATACCTATCGCAACAATTGGTATTTAGTAACACAGGGTTACTTTGTTTAAACAAGTTTGATATCTCGTTTATTGGTGTACATAGTTGCTCATTaaaatattctagaaaagTGCATCATACTATGATTTTCGGTTTATAAATCATTGCTGCTATCGTGGAAATTTCTTCTGAAAGAAATTTCGAGGTCCCAGTCGGTGAGCGCGACAGCATAACTATAGACTGAACGTTCATCTGCCACCTACTGGATGCTGTGAGAGCTGGAAACGTATCGAGCAACCTCAATGCGCAGGGCAAATGCGCCGGTGGCAATGACATCTGTATGCTTTTGTGTATCGAGCACACATTCCTCGGTGTGTAAGATTGCTTTAAAGAGCGTAGTCGCCGCTTCGAGTTATCGCGGGAGGGGAGTGAGACTATTTCCACTCCGTGCATAGAGGAGATGCTGCAATGACGAAGTACTCGACATAATGAACCCACAAAGACCCTGTGGCTGTTTCGTCCCATCAAACTCGCGCGAGCAGTTTGGATGACTAGACGCTCGCGGGCGTCGCGGAATGAAGTTACAACTGAAATAAGTTATGTGATTGCGACCTGATCGCAGTGGGTGCAGATCAGCATAATCAGAGTGAAAACCATAAGCTCGGTGTTTGACCATGAAACCACGTggaatttctctgcttctctTGATCCTCTGCTTCCACGCTATTCTATCGGGGTCAACTAAGTACCAGCAGAATTCGGCCGACGATGAGGACGACCGGGACgaagacgaggacgaggacgacaGCACCGAGGGCTACCAGAAACCCGAGGTCGACGACGACGGGCGGATATACAAGAACCCGCGAAACTCACCGTCCTCGATGTGCCCCCGGGACGAGGAACAGGCTGATCGTCTTAACCAGAAGTGTCTGAGGAAGTGCTTGACCGACGAGGACTGCAAgagcaagaagaagaaatgcaGGTGCGACGGAGCTTGCGGTATGTCCTGCATAAAGCCGGACCGAGAGTGTCCCGAGCTCCAGGAAATCTCGTACGCGATGATGACGGTTACGGGTAGATTTTTTGGCGATACCGTGCAGTACGTTTGCGATCCAAGCTACTTCGCAGTCGGTCTTTCGGTGCGTTCCTGCAGGGCGGACGGCAAGTGGACCGGCTCAACGCCGTCCTGCAAAAAGGACAACAACACCTTTTGCGGCGAACCACCACAGGTCACGAATGCCAGGAACAACGCCCTCACGGAACAGATGACCTTTGACCTCGACAGCACTGTCCGGTACTTCTGCAACCATGGATACGCGACCGACGGTTTTCTGGTCGCCAAGTGCCTGACCAAAAATAAGAATCCGGCCACCTGGTTTGGCCCTGATATATCCTGCAAGCCAAAGGACTGCGGCCCGCCAACCAACATCGCCAACGGATGGCACGCTGGTAGTTTGCACTGGTACATTAGACTTAGTGCTTGTAGCTGGTTGGTAGACGAGAGCTTTGCGCTGACTCGGTGCAGATTACGATAGGTTTTCCAGCCTCGTATTTTTCTTCCGAAGGTGAATGCTACATATACAACTGTCGTGTGTCGTACCACTGTACTCAGGACTTCGAACTGGTTGGTAGAGAAGAGAAGGTCTGCACAGCCGACGGCACCTGGACACCAAAAGAGTCACCGCAGTGCGTTCAGGTAAGAATTAGTACGTGTCTGTGTACCAAATAGAGCCACGTTCGGCCCGAGATGCTGATTTGGTCAGAGTTGGTCACGAGACATTCTTTGCGTTCTAGGTGAGCTCGGTGCAGTGTCCACCACCTCAAAATCCGCGTCACGGAAAGGCCATCTACACCTCATGCGCGTTTAATGCCATCGTATCCTACGAGTGTCAATATGGATTCGCAGTGGTTGGGGACACCACCAGAAGGTGTTTGGCCGACAAAAAATGGTCGGGTGAGCCGCCAGTCTGCGAGGAAATCAACTGCGGGGACCCAGGGACCCTGTACAATGGATGGATCGAGAACATTGAATCAGGTAAATTGATTTCGCCATTCTTGAAGCTGGAACTGTTGATCGATTGTCGTATGAGCAGTAATTCTTTTGACTTTCTAAACCCTGGAGGTACCTTTCTTCTCACTCAAATGCTGGTTCTTCACTGCCCCAATGAACATTATCCGAGCTTTGCTGGTCGACAAGCGATCAAAAGTTCTAGATCCGGCTGCTGATGAAATATTTCCTTGGTGGTTTTCCATAGGTACGGGACTAGGTGCAACGATAATTTTCCGATGCAATCCGCACATGAAGCTGGAAGGGAACGCCTCATCAGTTTGCCAAATCGACGGACACTGGCGCTATCCGTTACCGCGTTGTCTGGCTCCCTGCATCgttccaaaaatacaaaaaggcCACGTTTCAATCGCGACTCGTGCAGACGATCGGATAAACAACGTATCAGTAGTCGAACACGGCGAGAGGTTGATAGTCGACTGTCAGACGAACTACGAGTTCCCCTCGAATAGAACACCCGTCGAATGCAACAATGGTACCTGGACAGTCATTCCACGATGCAAACCAGCCAGGTGCAAACAGATGCCAAGAACCCCTCGGAACGGGATGGTAATCGCACCTAAAACGGAGCATGGAATGAGGGCGGTCTTCAAGTGCAAGGACGGCTTCGAGCTCATTCTCAAAGGCGACTCGCACTACGTTCAGTGCAGCTTCGGAAATTGGACGGGTGAGATTCCGTACTGTCGTGAAGTTTTTTGTCCGTTTCCGGGTTTCATACCGAACGGTAAAGTATTGCTGGTCGGAAACATGGGTGTCTACGACTTACGGCCTTATGTCAAGAAGATtgtgaacaacaaacaaatcaTGTACGACTGCGACCGAGGGTACGTATTGAGTGAAGGAGCTCCTGGAGCCACCTGCATCGGTGGCCACTGGAGCCCGAAGGAGTTGCCCAAATGCGTGCTTGGTCAGCATCCTCGACTACGATGGAGCCGACGAAGGAGGTCTTTAATCGGCAAAAAGCGCAAGGCTGGCCACGATGCTTGGCCACATAACGGAATTAAGAAATTCTCTTtcaagaagatgaagaagcaATTTCGCCATTTCGAAGTCCATCCAGCGTTAAATCGACGGCGCCGTAGAAATCGAAAGTGTCGCGTTCACTCCAAATAGATGGTTCAGGATGGGCAGCTAAAAGTACAAGAAGCTGCAGAGAATGATGAGCAGACAATGTCTTTCCAAACCGGAGATGTCGATAAACTCAACTAGGAGGTCTCGCTTCAAGCATATCATGCGGTTTCTAGAAACTACAGGAGTCAAGAAGTATCTCACAAGTAGGACAAAATATTGCGCTCAAAGACGTGCGGGTAGAATTTTATTCAGTGTACATTTAATATTCAAATGCTGACTTGCATAATTCTGTAAGAAATTTCCTATATTGTGATAACCGTTAAATTTTATGCGACAGGTTAGTGTAGTAATAAGTGAGTTCAATAGTTTCACGTATCCAATAGGTATCACACGCATTTtaataaatgaaacttttcgtAATCCAATTCGTTTTGCCCGTAAATCCAGTCCAGTTTCATTACCTTATTTCTGCTTGACAAGCGTGTTTAGAAGAGTAAAGTACGTAGCTGCAGCACTAACAATCTGCAAAGATCGTAACATATTGATATCGAGATCACGTGAGATAGAGACCGTAATGAAATAACAAATGTGACACAATTTTATATCACCGGTATGCTTACCGTAGTTAGCTGGGGCAAATCGACTCTGAAGAATCCATAAGCTGTAAAGCAAAATGCTCTTTGGGATCGGAgcatcaaatatttcaattgattGCAAATTTCCTTTCCGAAACATAGCCACGGACAGTTGTAAGCAGCAATCGCTACTAACTCGGTCttgttatgaaaattaaagCTATTTGTATCACTCAGTTTATTAT
The genomic region above belongs to Diprion similis isolate iyDipSimi1 chromosome 8, iyDipSimi1.1, whole genome shotgun sequence and contains:
- the LOC124409120 gene encoding protein lev-9-like, with the translated sequence MKPRGISLLLLILCFHAILSGSTKYQQNSADDEDDRDEDEDEDDSTEGYQKPEVDDDGRIYKNPRNSPSSMCPRDEEQADRLNQKCLRKCLTDEDCKSKKKKCRCDGACGMSCIKPDRECPELQEISYAMMTVTGRFFGDTVQYVCDPSYFAVGLSVRSCRADGKWTGSTPSCKKDNNTFCGEPPQVTNARNNALTEQMTFDLDSTVRYFCNHGYATDGFLVAKCLTKNKNPATWFGPDISCKPKDCGPPTNIANGWHAGECYIYNCRVSYHCTQDFELVGREEKVCTADGTWTPKESPQCVQVSSVQCPPPQNPRHGKAIYTSCAFNAIVSYECQYGFAVVGDTTRRCLADKKWSGEPPVCEEINCGDPGTLYNGWIENIESGTGLGATIIFRCNPHMKLEGNASSVCQIDGHWRYPLPRCLAPCIVPKIQKGHVSIATRADDRINNVSVVEHGERLIVDCQTNYEFPSNRTPVECNNGTWTVIPRCKPARCKQMPRTPRNGMVIAPKTEHGMRAVFKCKDGFELILKGDSHYVQCSFGNWTGEIPYCREVFCPFPGFIPNGKVLLVGNMGVYDLRPYVKKIVNNKQIMYDCDRGYVLSEGAPGATCIGGHWSPKELPKCVLGQHPRLRWSRRRRSLIGKKRKAGHDAWPHNGIKKFSFKKMKKQFRHFEVHPALNRRRRRNRKCRVHSK